A genomic window from Oceanobacillus timonensis includes:
- a CDS encoding sulfite exporter TauE/SafE family protein: protein MIVLLTMLVIGLLLGFVGAGGSGFIIAMLSEVFDVPIHTALGTSLAAMVFTSLSGTISHLRERNTMVKIGLATGLFGAVGAFLGSRLASFIPESELKFFTAGMLILSAILLWIRVTAGFGRFATQDFAEKNRSSRSRFWMTAAGIGIVTGLLSGAFGIGSTPFIQIGFLVFFGLSLQLSAGTTMLVIIPIALVGGIGYYSVGFLDLTLFIEVVIGTIIGSYIGAKFTTRLNPIILKIAMVAVPLIGGIILLI from the coding sequence TTGATTGTTTTATTAACGATGCTCGTGATTGGCTTGTTACTTGGTTTTGTCGGGGCAGGCGGTTCCGGTTTTATTATTGCCATGTTGAGTGAAGTTTTTGATGTTCCAATACACACAGCGCTTGGAACATCTCTGGCAGCGATGGTTTTCACCTCATTATCCGGCACCATCAGTCACTTGCGGGAAAGAAATACGATGGTAAAAATTGGGCTGGCAACTGGGCTGTTTGGTGCAGTTGGCGCTTTTTTAGGTTCCAGGCTGGCCAGTTTTATCCCGGAAAGTGAATTAAAATTCTTTACGGCAGGGATGCTTATTCTATCCGCCATACTATTGTGGATTCGTGTAACAGCAGGATTTGGCAGGTTTGCTACACAAGATTTCGCAGAGAAAAACCGTTCCTCAAGAAGCAGGTTTTGGATGACAGCTGCAGGAATCGGTATCGTGACTGGCTTACTATCAGGGGCTTTCGGAATTGGCTCGACGCCGTTTATCCAAATCGGATTCCTTGTTTTCTTCGGTTTATCGCTTCAGCTTTCCGCGGGTACGACGATGCTTGTTATTATACCGATTGCACTGGTTGGCGGTATCGGTTATTATTCCGTCGGTTTTCTCGATTTAACATTATTTATCGAAGTCGTTATCGGAACGATTATCGGTTCTTATATTGGTGCTAAATTTACCACCAGGTTAAACCCGATAAT